Proteins encoded in a region of the Flavobacteriaceae bacterium HL-DH10 genome:
- a CDS encoding 3-ketoacyl-ACP reductase, whose product MENLKNKNAIITGGGRGLGKATAIAFAKQGINVAITGRAESVLKETVSEIEELGVKATYAVFNVSNYEDVKINIKHIISNLGGVDILVNNAGIAAIGSFNEMPVEQWSEIIQTNVMGMYYVTKEVLPHLINKNEGDIINVSSTAGLNGNPNISAYCASKFAVIGMSESLMKEVRKNNIRVNTLTPSTIETDMTVELRMLNKGSENILQPEDFAELIVAGLKLPRRAMLKSAALWSTNP is encoded by the coding sequence ATGGAAAATTTAAAAAACAAAAATGCCATAATAACCGGAGGTGGAAGAGGTTTAGGAAAAGCTACGGCAATTGCTTTTGCTAAACAAGGCATTAATGTAGCCATTACTGGGAGAGCGGAAAGCGTTTTAAAAGAAACTGTTTCTGAAATTGAGGAACTTGGAGTTAAAGCAACATATGCCGTTTTTAATGTTAGTAATTATGAAGACGTAAAAATTAATATTAAACATATTATTAGCAATTTAGGCGGTGTCGATATTTTAGTGAATAACGCAGGTATTGCTGCTATTGGTTCTTTCAATGAAATGCCTGTTGAGCAATGGAGCGAAATTATTCAAACCAACGTTATGGGCATGTATTATGTCACCAAAGAAGTTTTACCGCACTTAATAAATAAAAATGAAGGCGATATTATTAATGTGTCTTCTACGGCAGGATTAAATGGAAACCCAAACATATCAGCTTATTGCGCATCAAAGTTTGCTGTTATTGGCATGTCTGAATCACTAATGAAAGAAGTTCGTAAAAACAATATTCGCGTAAACACTTTAACACCAAGCACTATAGAAACGGATATGACTGTTGAATTACGAATGCTAAATAAAGGTTCTGAAAATATACTACAACCAGAAGATTTTGCCGAATTAATAGTTGCTGGTTTAAAACTACCTAGACGGGCCATGCTTAAAAGTGCCGCGCTATGGTCTACAAATCCATAA
- a CDS encoding two-component regulator propeller domain-containing protein — protein MCKTISFFKFLIFLCLVSFLSKIAAQNPIYFHHLTTDNGLSQSDVNDICQDNQGFMWFATHDGLNKYDGYNFTIYNPDSNNPNSINSNLIFALTADSKGNLWLGTTGHGLNYFDKSSETFLHFVHEEGNLNSLGNDHITDVYIDTKNKLWVGTNKGVSVLDLNKPLDSPVFKRFSLNQDALVSGSDANTVFTIFEDSKNQLWIGGPDGLYKSSLNSSGDIYFKLMNTIIGLPSKAVRSIDEDAFGRLIIGCSNGLYMLQTEKESNTLEKFFDGFFNAITVSGHHIWTGTNNGLLHFTTDNKNQKPDFKERYVYDPRNPNNISKNIVKSLFIDHTGIIWVGTNGGGVNNFDPDRKPFKHIRKTLDPRSLSYDKIRAMFEDSNGNLWIGTEGGGLNMLPQTEKNYSGFVNFEDISKPFALAEVEKAGKKKLFIGAEATPGLYMLDISNPKSINENSIEEDEDVTHSVFSILQDSHKNVWIGTYNGGVHRWLYQGENEPYKKDVFLSSRKDSSSISSNIIRNIYEDSKGSIWFATSNGLCKLPQKEVDKNKPQFIVYKHSAEDYESISHNYILELYESGNGTMWIGTFGGGVNKYIPATNTTDERFVAYKAAHGLPNNVIKGILEDKDGNLWISTNKGLSKFNPTTESFKNYDVNDGLQSNEFQELARLKLENGELLFGGINGFNAFYPEAIIDNNYEAETVITDFSISNKPIKIGEKVNGRVLLEKPINQVTEIHLKYSENSFSFEFAALHYAAPRKNQYAYILEGFDKDWVYTTSKKRFATYTNIAPGNYTLKVKASNNDGIWDSTPSELKIEVIPPFYLTNLAYVIYGLLFLGALLLYRRFTIIKTTKKHQLELEHIENEKNEELQRIKLEFFTNVSHEFRTPLTLIKGPLEYLQKNGKNISQKEIEEQYGLMQKNSNYLMRLVNQLLDFRKINQGKMKLVVRKSDIVAFIKEVAEPFQFLAHKQLVDFHVKTSSTTLISWFDHDALEKIINNLLSNAFKFTPEYGQISIEISEDTDSDISHQNVVVIQVSDSGLGIPEDKINKIFERFYSEDEKNKKNPGGTGIGLALTKNLIELHQGTIKINKEKGKGACFTIKLPINKEAYLNQPEIVCKEVSDSDFLMRSSEKESFAIDINDELLDDDISKTRSKKPILLIVDDNADIRAFIKQVLSKSYSVYEAENGEEGFHVASKIIPNIIITDLIMPIMDGLELCEKLKTNKTTSHIPVVVLTAKMSQETELKGRENGADDYIRKPFDTELLQLKLKNIIKNRDIMRQRFNREITLQPKEVTVTSTDERFLQQAIDIVEENMMNTDFSVEMLVKEMGHSRSNLYLKLKEITGLSSSEFIRNIRLKRAVQLFETSDLSVKEIMYMTGFNTASYFAKCFKKQFGVIPSDYVRQKDKRNESK, from the coding sequence ATGTGTAAAACCATTTCATTTTTCAAGTTTTTGATTTTTCTGTGTTTAGTTTCTTTTCTAAGTAAGATAGCTGCTCAGAATCCAATATATTTTCATCATTTAACTACTGATAACGGGTTGTCTCAAAGTGATGTAAATGACATTTGTCAAGATAATCAAGGTTTTATGTGGTTTGCCACACATGATGGGCTTAATAAATATGACGGCTATAATTTCACTATTTATAACCCAGATTCAAACAACCCCAATAGTATCAATAGTAATTTGATATTTGCATTAACTGCCGATAGCAAAGGGAATTTATGGTTGGGAACTACAGGGCATGGGTTGAATTATTTTGATAAATCATCAGAAACTTTTTTGCATTTTGTACATGAAGAAGGAAATTTGAACAGCTTAGGCAATGACCATATAACCGATGTTTATATAGATACCAAAAACAAATTGTGGGTAGGGACCAATAAAGGGGTAAGCGTATTGGATTTGAATAAACCTCTTGACTCCCCGGTGTTCAAGCGTTTTAGTTTAAATCAAGATGCCTTGGTTTCGGGTTCTGATGCCAATACGGTTTTTACCATTTTTGAGGATAGCAAAAATCAATTGTGGATAGGTGGTCCAGATGGACTTTATAAATCGTCATTAAACAGTAGTGGTGATATTTATTTTAAATTAATGAATACCATTATTGGCTTGCCAAGCAAAGCGGTGAGAAGTATTGATGAAGATGCTTTTGGACGTTTAATAATAGGCTGCAGCAATGGTTTGTACATGCTTCAAACAGAAAAGGAATCCAATACCTTAGAAAAGTTTTTTGATGGGTTTTTTAATGCAATAACCGTCAGTGGTCACCATATCTGGACAGGGACCAATAACGGACTCCTGCATTTCACTACTGATAACAAAAACCAAAAACCAGACTTTAAAGAGCGTTATGTGTACGACCCCAGAAACCCTAATAACATCAGCAAGAATATTGTAAAATCATTATTTATAGATCATACAGGCATCATTTGGGTAGGTACCAATGGCGGAGGGGTTAATAATTTTGACCCAGATAGAAAACCTTTTAAACATATTAGAAAAACATTAGATCCTAGAAGTCTTAGTTATGATAAAATAAGGGCCATGTTTGAGGATAGCAATGGCAATTTGTGGATTGGTACAGAAGGTGGTGGATTGAACATGCTTCCGCAAACTGAAAAAAACTATTCTGGTTTTGTGAATTTTGAAGATATTTCAAAACCATTTGCCTTGGCTGAGGTTGAAAAAGCAGGGAAGAAAAAGCTTTTTATTGGTGCAGAAGCCACGCCGGGGTTGTATATGTTGGACATTTCAAACCCTAAAAGCATCAATGAAAATAGCATAGAGGAAGATGAAGATGTAACCCACAGCGTTTTTTCTATCCTACAAGATAGCCACAAAAATGTATGGATAGGAACATATAACGGTGGGGTGCATCGATGGTTGTATCAAGGGGAAAATGAACCATATAAAAAGGACGTGTTTTTGAGTTCTAGGAAAGATTCGTCAAGTATTTCAAGTAATATCATCCGTAATATTTATGAAGACAGCAAAGGGAGCATTTGGTTTGCAACAAGCAATGGTTTGTGTAAACTGCCCCAAAAGGAAGTGGATAAAAACAAGCCTCAATTTATAGTCTATAAGCATAGCGCAGAAGATTATGAAAGCATTAGTCACAATTATATCCTTGAACTGTATGAAAGTGGCAATGGCACCATGTGGATAGGTACTTTTGGTGGGGGCGTCAATAAATATATCCCAGCTACCAATACTACAGATGAAAGGTTTGTGGCCTATAAAGCTGCCCACGGGCTGCCCAACAATGTTATCAAAGGTATTTTGGAAGACAAGGACGGAAATTTATGGATTTCAACAAATAAAGGGCTTTCAAAATTCAATCCAACCACAGAATCTTTTAAGAATTATGATGTCAATGATGGCCTGCAAAGTAATGAATTTCAAGAATTGGCGCGCTTAAAACTTGAAAATGGTGAGCTTCTTTTTGGCGGGATTAACGGTTTCAATGCCTTCTATCCCGAAGCTATTATCGATAATAATTATGAGGCCGAAACGGTCATTACAGATTTTTCAATATCCAATAAACCAATAAAAATAGGTGAAAAGGTTAATGGACGTGTACTACTTGAAAAGCCAATAAATCAAGTTACTGAAATTCATTTAAAATATTCTGAAAATAGTTTTTCATTTGAATTTGCTGCACTGCATTATGCGGCACCGCGCAAAAACCAATACGCCTACATACTGGAAGGGTTTGATAAAGACTGGGTTTATACCACCTCAAAAAAGCGGTTTGCCACTTACACCAATATAGCTCCTGGCAATTATACATTGAAAGTTAAAGCCAGTAACAATGATGGTATTTGGGACTCCACGCCTTCAGAATTGAAAATTGAAGTAATTCCGCCGTTTTATCTTACCAATTTAGCTTATGTCATTTATGGGCTCCTGTTTTTAGGTGCGTTGCTTTTGTACAGAAGGTTCACGATTATTAAAACAACCAAAAAGCATCAACTGGAATTGGAACATATTGAAAATGAAAAAAACGAAGAGCTCCAAAGAATAAAACTAGAGTTTTTTACCAATGTTTCCCATGAGTTTAGAACGCCTTTAACGCTTATAAAAGGTCCACTTGAATATTTGCAGAAAAACGGTAAAAATATAAGCCAGAAAGAAATAGAGGAGCAATATGGGCTGATGCAAAAAAACTCAAACTATTTGATGCGCTTGGTAAACCAGCTATTGGATTTCAGGAAAATCAATCAGGGCAAAATGAAACTGGTGGTTCGAAAAAGTGATATTGTAGCCTTTATCAAGGAAGTAGCAGAACCTTTTCAGTTTTTGGCCCATAAACAACTTGTTGATTTCCATGTTAAAACATCCTCCACCACCCTTATATCATGGTTTGATCATGATGCTTTGGAAAAAATAATCAATAATTTGCTATCCAATGCTTTTAAGTTTACACCAGAATACGGGCAAATCAGCATTGAGATTTCAGAAGATACAGATTCAGACATTAGCCATCAAAATGTCGTGGTGATTCAGGTGTCAGATTCGGGCTTGGGGATTCCAGAAGATAAAATCAATAAAATTTTTGAACGTTTTTATTCAGAAGATGAAAAAAACAAGAAAAACCCTGGAGGAACAGGTATAGGCTTGGCACTTACAAAAAACCTTATTGAACTGCACCAAGGCACGATCAAAATAAACAAAGAAAAAGGTAAAGGGGCTTGTTTTACCATTAAGCTTCCCATTAATAAAGAAGCTTATTTAAACCAGCCAGAAATAGTGTGTAAAGAAGTTTCCGATAGTGATTTTTTAATGCGCTCTTCTGAAAAGGAATCCTTTGCCATTGATATAAATGACGAATTGTTGGATGACGATATATCAAAAACCAGATCTAAAAAACCCATTTTGCTGATAGTTGATGATAATGCTGATATTAGGGCGTTTATCAAACAAGTATTGAGCAAAAGTTATTCTGTATATGAGGCTGAAAATGGGGAAGAAGGCTTTCATGTTGCCAGTAAAATCATTCCAAACATCATTATTACAGATTTGATAATGCCTATTATGGATGGTTTGGAACTATGCGAAAAGTTGAAAACAAACAAAACAACCAGTCACATTCCGGTAGTTGTTTTAACTGCAAAAATGTCTCAGGAAACAGAGCTTAAAGGTCGTGAAAATGGCGCTGATGACTATATTCGAAAGCCTTTTGATACAGAATTGCTTCAACTTAAGCTCAAGAACATCATAAAAAACCGTGATATTATGCGTCAGCGTTTTAATAGGGAGATAACTTTACAGCCCAAGGAAGTAACGGTAACTTCTACTGATGAGCGCTTTTTGCAACAAGCTATTGATATTGTAGAGGAAAATATGATGAATACCGATTTTAGCGTTGAAATGTTGGTTAAGGAAATGGGGCATAGCCGAAGTAACTTGTATTTAAAACTTAAGGAAATAACAGGGTTGTCTTCCAGTGAATTTATTAGGAACATCCGATTAAAAAGAGCGGTACAGTTATTTGAAACAAGTGATTTGTCTGTGAAGGAAATTATGTATATGACTGGCTTTAATACAGCATCCTATTTTGCAAAATGTTTCAAAAAGCAGTTTGGGGTCATTCCTAGTGATTATGTAAGGCAGAAAGATAAGAGAAATGAGTCGAAATGA
- a CDS encoding sulfatase-like hydrolase/transferase has product MKKITLIFLIFSGILQAQQKPNIIFILTDDQSYDLLGCTGNPIVQTPNIDKLANNGTLFTNAHVTSAICTPSRISILLSQYERKHGVNFNSGTSVSDTAWKNSYPVVMRNNGYYTGWIGKNHAPIGKGGYNSGLMEKSFDYWYAGHGHLGFYPKDNHDIFNDAIAFTQPEIINEGVDEFLDLNARKLKGALHFLEERPSDKPFMLSINLNLPHGASTRTMKQKDSDDTIYKTLYRDLEIPLHKNYIAKADIKTPKLPKDLLHAEDRQAIYNYVDTPKELKERYIRELQAMTGIDRLVGNLTEKLKALKLDKNTIIIFTSDHGLFGGQQGLGGKALCYEQATHVPIIIFNPNTPKKNRGKKSEALVQTIDIAPTMLEMAGIKKPDSFQGKDISNLANDDKKEVRDYVFTENLWSTHFGNPRCESVQNKEWKYIRYYKNNNFSATKEIKYAKELGIPINEMLYNMHDPDIAVYRDYIEAPLNNEQPVYEELYHLKNDPAELHNLVNNQEYTEVLKTLRAQWKIELTQARGTGKAEVFRYTNDLYPKGSH; this is encoded by the coding sequence ATGAAAAAAATAACCCTAATATTTCTAATATTCTCAGGAATTTTACAAGCTCAGCAAAAGCCAAATATCATTTTCATTTTAACCGATGATCAATCTTACGATTTATTAGGATGCACAGGAAACCCCATAGTGCAAACACCTAATATCGATAAATTAGCCAATAACGGAACTTTATTTACCAATGCTCACGTTACTAGCGCTATTTGTACGCCAAGTAGAATATCCATTCTATTAAGTCAATATGAACGTAAACACGGTGTTAATTTTAATTCAGGAACAAGTGTTTCAGATACGGCCTGGAAAAATTCGTACCCAGTAGTTATGCGCAATAATGGCTATTATACAGGTTGGATTGGAAAAAACCACGCACCAATTGGTAAAGGCGGTTATAACAGTGGACTTATGGAAAAAAGTTTCGATTATTGGTATGCAGGTCATGGCCATTTAGGATTTTATCCAAAAGATAATCATGACATTTTTAACGATGCTATTGCGTTTACACAACCCGAAATTATAAATGAAGGTGTAGATGAATTTTTAGATTTAAATGCTCGAAAACTAAAAGGTGCTTTGCATTTTTTAGAAGAAAGACCATCGGATAAACCTTTTATGCTATCCATTAATTTAAATTTACCTCATGGTGCCAGTACGCGCACCATGAAGCAAAAAGATTCTGATGATACTATCTATAAAACGTTATATAGAGATTTAGAAATTCCTTTACACAAAAATTATATCGCAAAAGCAGATATAAAAACACCCAAACTGCCTAAAGATCTTTTACACGCCGAAGACAGACAAGCAATCTATAATTATGTAGATACTCCTAAAGAGCTTAAAGAGCGTTACATTCGAGAATTACAAGCCATGACGGGTATTGACAGATTGGTTGGTAACCTTACGGAAAAACTAAAAGCGTTAAAACTAGACAAAAACACAATCATTATTTTCACTTCAGATCATGGTTTATTTGGCGGGCAACAAGGCTTAGGTGGTAAAGCTTTGTGTTATGAACAAGCAACGCACGTACCTATTATTATTTTCAATCCAAACACACCTAAGAAAAATAGAGGTAAAAAAAGTGAAGCGCTAGTTCAAACCATTGATATTGCACCGACAATGTTAGAGATGGCAGGCATTAAAAAACCTGATAGTTTTCAAGGAAAAGATATATCCAACTTGGCAAATGACGATAAAAAAGAAGTTAGAGACTATGTGTTTACTGAAAATTTATGGTCTACACATTTTGGAAACCCACGTTGCGAATCTGTTCAAAATAAAGAATGGAAATACATCAGATATTATAAAAACAATAATTTCTCGGCTACCAAAGAAATTAAATATGCCAAGGAATTAGGGATTCCTATAAACGAGATGCTTTACAATATGCATGACCCAGACATTGCTGTTTATCGTGATTATATTGAAGCGCCTTTAAATAATGAACAACCTGTTTATGAAGAATTATATCATTTAAAAAATGATCCTGCAGAGCTTCATAATTTAGTAAATAACCAAGAGTATACCGAGGTTTTAAAAACACTAAGAGCTCAATGGAAAATTGAATTAACACAAGCTAGAGGGACTGGAAAAGCTGAGGTTTTTAGATACACAAATGATTTATATCCGAAAGGGAGTCATTAA
- a CDS encoding Dabb family protein → MNFIKNILLLGLLVLSQISFSQISDDVMLYRKDFKSISGKNTVSVTSYEKNGSHYIFAGGVGNIDVYSLDKEGILTPLSNHELYMKKGPARGMAADNINGTDFLFVANKHGNVIETFKILNSGSLERVALVEDTDETHLGTAITLQVVHMKKASYLFIGGLEETPGLSCFKIQNDGKLTHVQSMKDDETIHTDGIIGMFAHNIKGKTYLYTGGFQDNGISSFRVYENGTFKNINNISDNTTDRYLTGTYPVTGVTLGDNKFVIVGHRHHKYYKRGGFIKKTDFVYHGDGVSVFKVNKKGALVPHFVLIDDETTKLQGQTRIEIVSTNNTEAILAVGTRDDASIQLLKLNKEGILTPINYLETGFSIYYGLKSHKIEDNNFLIAGSFRFDLGKIASYKIAPKINREGKVLRHIVNLKYKEDATKAQIDTAVKAFLDLKIEIPEIANIEWGVNDSTEGASKGFTHTFTITFNNEHHREIYLFHKAHLELVNKVGPIIGDVFVMDYWTKNN, encoded by the coding sequence ATGAATTTTATAAAAAACATACTTCTTCTTGGCCTTTTAGTTTTATCACAAATAAGCTTCTCGCAGATTTCTGATGATGTCATGCTTTACAGAAAAGATTTCAAAAGTATATCAGGAAAAAATACAGTTTCTGTAACAAGTTATGAAAAAAATGGATCACATTATATATTTGCTGGAGGTGTTGGGAATATAGATGTGTACAGTTTAGATAAAGAAGGTATACTTACCCCTTTAAGCAATCATGAACTTTACATGAAAAAGGGACCTGCCAGAGGTATGGCTGCAGATAATATTAATGGTACAGATTTTCTTTTTGTGGCTAACAAACACGGTAATGTTATTGAAACGTTTAAAATTTTAAACAGCGGCTCTTTAGAACGTGTTGCATTAGTTGAAGACACCGATGAAACACATTTAGGGACCGCTATCACATTACAGGTAGTCCACATGAAAAAAGCATCATACCTTTTTATTGGTGGTTTAGAGGAAACTCCCGGATTAAGTTGTTTTAAAATACAAAACGATGGAAAACTAACCCATGTGCAGTCTATGAAAGACGACGAAACTATTCATACAGATGGTATTATAGGCATGTTTGCGCATAACATTAAAGGAAAAACCTATTTATACACAGGCGGTTTTCAAGATAATGGTATAAGTAGTTTTAGAGTTTATGAAAATGGTACGTTTAAAAACATTAATAACATAAGTGATAACACTACAGATAGGTATTTAACTGGTACATACCCAGTAACAGGAGTAACTTTAGGAGATAATAAATTTGTAATTGTAGGACATAGACATCACAAATATTATAAGCGAGGTGGTTTTATAAAAAAAACAGACTTCGTGTATCATGGTGATGGTGTTAGTGTTTTTAAAGTGAATAAAAAGGGGGCTTTGGTTCCTCATTTTGTTCTAATAGATGATGAAACCACAAAACTACAAGGACAGACAAGAATTGAAATTGTCTCAACAAATAATACTGAAGCTATTCTAGCTGTTGGTACAAGAGACGATGCTAGCATTCAATTATTAAAGTTAAATAAAGAAGGCATCCTTACTCCTATTAATTATTTAGAAACTGGATTTTCAATCTACTATGGTTTAAAGTCTCATAAAATCGAAGATAACAATTTCTTAATTGCTGGTTCGTTCAGGTTCGATTTAGGTAAAATAGCCAGTTATAAAATAGCTCCAAAAATTAATAGAGAAGGCAAAGTTTTAAGACATATAGTAAACTTAAAATATAAAGAAGATGCCACCAAAGCACAAATTGATACGGCTGTTAAAGCATTTTTAGATTTAAAAATTGAAATTCCTGAAATAGCTAATATAGAATGGGGAGTAAATGATAGTACCGAAGGTGCTAGCAAAGGTTTTACACACACTTTTACAATAACGTTTAATAATGAGCACCACAGAGAAATTTACCTCTTTCATAAAGCGCATTTAGAATTAGTTAATAAAGTAGGCCCCATTATAGGCGATGTTTTTGTAATGGACTATTGGACAAAAAACAATTAA
- a CDS encoding Crp/Fnr family transcriptional regulator: MEGCFRIFTIDKKGNENTLYFAAKDWWLMDIDSFMNQIPSNLNIQALEDSTVLLIDKQDKMALYNTMPKVEKLFRIMSQKALVSWQKRLINNHSFTAKERYSHFIEKYPGIVSKLTDKQIAGYLGIRHEFLSKIKKQFQIE; encoded by the coding sequence TTGGAAGGTTGTTTTAGAATTTTTACTATAGATAAAAAAGGGAATGAAAACACTTTGTATTTTGCTGCTAAAGATTGGTGGCTTATGGATATAGATAGTTTTATGAACCAAATACCTTCTAATTTAAACATTCAAGCTTTAGAGGATAGTACGGTATTATTAATCGACAAACAAGATAAAATGGCATTATATAATACGATGCCAAAGGTTGAAAAACTTTTCAGAATTATGTCTCAAAAGGCTTTGGTTTCATGGCAAAAGCGCTTAATAAATAACCATTCCTTTACGGCTAAAGAGAGATATAGCCATTTTATTGAAAAGTACCCAGGTATCGTATCAAAACTAACAGATAAACAAATAGCAGGTTATCTCGGTATTCGACACGAATTTTTAAGTAAAATAAAAAAACAGTTTCAAATTGAATAA
- a CDS encoding heme-binding protein, producing the protein MNSLKHFKICAFALLLTLLSNTVHAQISNDISHEEALKVLLTAKKEAEKLGVLENIAVIDACANLKAFIRMDGSFLGSIDIAIKKAKTARYFNMATGDLGKISQPGGIVYNIELSNGGLITFPGGVPIKDENGTIIGAIGVSGGTIEEDHDIATVGANAILQ; encoded by the coding sequence ATGAACTCATTAAAACATTTTAAAATTTGTGCTTTTGCACTTTTACTAACATTACTATCAAATACAGTACATGCCCAAATATCAAATGATATTTCACATGAAGAAGCTTTAAAAGTGCTGTTAACTGCAAAAAAAGAAGCCGAAAAATTAGGTGTCTTAGAAAATATAGCTGTCATAGATGCCTGTGCAAACTTAAAAGCTTTTATTCGTATGGACGGTTCTTTTTTAGGTAGTATAGACATCGCTATAAAAAAGGCAAAAACAGCACGCTACTTCAATATGGCAACAGGTGATTTAGGAAAGATAAGCCAACCAGGAGGAATAGTTTATAATATTGAACTTTCTAATGGAGGCCTAATAACATTCCCTGGAGGAGTACCTATAAAAGACGAAAACGGAACCATTATTGGAGCTATTGGTGTTAGTGGTGGTACTATAGAAGAAGATCATGATATTGCGACTGTTGGAGCAAATGCCATTTTACAATAA